A single genomic interval of Musa acuminata AAA Group cultivar baxijiao chromosome BXJ3-4, Cavendish_Baxijiao_AAA, whole genome shotgun sequence harbors:
- the LOC135636042 gene encoding LIM domain-containing protein PLIM2b-like — MSFSGTQDKCKACDKTVHFIDLLTADGVPYHKTCFKCSHCKGTLSMCNYSSMDGILYCKPHFEQLFKETGSFSKKFPTSSKSGEKELSRTPSKVSSMFSGTQDKCASCKKTAYPLEKLTVEGESYHKTCFKCSHGGCTLTPSSYAALDGILYCKHHFAQLFKEKGSYNHLNKVASMKRSSGAEEAPSEEAAAEPTQEEEQS, encoded by the exons ATGTCTTTCAGTGGCACCCAGGACAAGTGCAAGGCCTGCGACAAGACTGTCCATTTCATCGACCTCTTGACCGCGGATGGAGTCCCTTATCACAAGACTTGTTTCAAGTGCAGCCACTGCAAAGGAACTCTTTCT ATGTGCAACTACTCTTCCATGGATGGCATCCTCTACTGCAAGCCTCATTTTGAGCAGCTCTTCAAGGAGACTGGCAGCTTCTCCAAGAAGTTCCCAACGA GTTCAAAGTCTGGCGAAAAAGAACTG TCAAGGACTCCAAGCAAGGTCTCCTCCATGTTCTCAGGAACCCAAGACAAGTGCGCTAGCTGCAAGAAGACAGCGTACCCTTTGGAGAAG CTGACCGTGGAAGGTGAATCATACCACAAGACCTGCTTCAAGTGCTCTCACGGGGGCTGCACTCTTACGCCCTCGTCCTACGCGGCACTCGATGGCATCCTCTACTGCAAGCACCACTTCGCGCAATTGTTCAAGGAGAAGGGGAGCTACAACCACCTGAACAAGGTGGCGTCGATGAAGCGGAGTTCTGGAGCAGAGGAGGCACCAAGCGAGGAGGCAGCGGCTGAACCCACGCAGGAGGAAGAGCAGTCGTAA
- the LOC103983356 gene encoding myb-related protein 308-like isoform X1 gives MALQREEANGRVLLQSGVSKSQSIVMGCKMCEKSKVNHRKGLWSPEEDQRLRDYILAHGHGCWSSVPVKAGLQRNGKSCRLRWINYLRPGLKRSAFTHEEEAMIMKLHAIMGNKWSRIAMHLPGRTDNEVKNHWNTHVKKKAIKIDGSASHDTMAKSLGSDDQSLRMEQFLDENNSQILLSETSASLESFSPIPCQSILNVTNHAQSQRTPQPPLPKVLFEDWLPMFSDNGGVNRRQESTSNSEVLSPQFLQLDMISTDDFLHGFEAISNSGGLIQPHYGPVDLVSSNETYAGFESNHHMFVDL, from the exons ATGGCATTGCAGAGGGAAGAAGCCAACGGCAGAGTCTTGCTGCAGTCTGGAGTCTCCAAAAGCCAGTCGATTGTAATGGGTTGCAAGATGTGCGAGAAGTCGAAGGTGAACCATAGGAAGGGTCTGTGGTCGCCGGAGGAGGACCAGAGACTGAGGGACTACATCCTTGCGCATGGCCATGGTTGCTGGAGCTCAGTTCCTGTCAAAGCTG GTTTGCAACGGAATGGAAAGAGCTGCAGATTGAGGTGGATCAATTACCTGAGGCCGGGACTAAAGCGCAGTGCTTTTACTCATGAGGAGGAGGCAATGATCATGAAACTTCATGCGATCATGGGCAACAA GTGGTCTCGAATAGCGATGCATCTACCAGGAAGAACAGACAATGAAGTAAAGAACCATTGGAACACTCATGTCAAGAAGAAGGCGATAAAGATTGATGGATCAGCTTCTCATGACACCATGGCAAAATCTCTAGGCTCAGACGACCAATCCCTGAGGATGGAACAGTTCTTGGATGAGAATAATAGCCAAATCTTACTTTCAGAAACCTCAGCTTCGTTGGAATCATTTTCTCCAATTCCATGTCAGTCAATACTGAATGTTACCAATCATGCACAATCTCAGAGAACCCCTCAACCTCCCCTCCCCAAAGTTCTATTTGAAGATTGGCTACCAATGTTCAGCGACAATGGTGGGGTGAATCGCCGACAGGAATCCACCTCGAATTCTGAGGTTCTCAGTcctcaatttctgcagcttgacaTGATATCCACTGATGACTTCCTTCATGGATTTGAAGCTATAAGCAACTCTGGTGGATTAATTCAGCCGCACTATGGGCCTGTAGATCTTGTATCATCCAATGAAACTTACGCCGGATTCGAGTCGAACCACCACATGTTTGTCGATCTTTAA
- the LOC135635053 gene encoding serine carboxypeptidase-like 35, with translation MPVLEKSLFLFLFISSFAMDTARGFEPNSQREADRVTALPGQPEVEFRHYAGYVRISDDKALFYWFFEAKRKPDEKPLILWLNGGPGCSSVAYGAAQELGPFLVRSNAPNLTLNPYSWNKVANLLFLEAPVGVGFSYTNRSSDLEEVGDRITAQDSHSFLLDWFNKFPNFKSHEFFIAGESYAGHYVPQLAELIHEGNKKASKDSYINLRGFMIGNAVLNDATDQLGMVEYAWSHAIISDELHASLRRECNSFEGAGEGKACLPAVKAFLRAFQDIDMYSIYSPVCLSSLSKSPRSNKLVAAPHLFSQHETWHGMRRATAGYDPCTEDYVKRYFNREDVQLALHANVTHLSYPYSSCSEIIRRWNDSPPTVLPILKKLMKAGLRVWVYSGDTDARVPVTSTRYSVNEMRLRQKGGERKKRWGGWRAWYYREEVAGWVVEYEEGLTLATVRGAGHQVPLFAPDRALALLSHFLGDQPLASSRFG, from the exons ATGCCGGTTCTTGAGAAGTCATTGTTTCTCTTCTTGTTCATATCATCCTTCGCCATGGACACAGCTCGGGGCTTCGAACCGAACTCGCAGCGCGAAGCGGACAGAGTCACAGCACTCCCGGGCCAGCCGGAGGTGGAGTTCCGGCACTACGCCGGGTACGTAAGGATAAGCGACGACAAGGCGCTCTTCTACTGGTTCTTCGAGGCCAAGCGAAAGCCGGACGAGAAGCCTCTCATCCTCTGGCTCAATGGAG GACCTGGATGCTCATCTGTTGCTTATGGAGCTGCACAGGAGCTGGGGCCATTCTTGGTCAGAAGCAATGCTCCCAACCTCACTCTCAATCCCTACTCCTGGAACAAGG TTGCAAATCTTCTGTTCCTCGAAGCTCCGGTGGGAGTAGGATTCTCCTACACCAACAGGTCATCGGATCTGGAGGAGGTCGGCGATAGGATCACTGCACAAGATTCACACTCCTTTCTGCTGGACTGGTTCAATAAGTTCCCAAACTTCAAGTCCCATGAGTTCTTCATCGCAGGAGAAAGCTACGCAG GGCACTATGTTCCCCAGCTTGCAGAGCTCATCCATGAAGGAAACAAGAAAGCTAGCAAGGATTCGTACATCAATCTTAGAGGCTTCATG ATCGGGAATGCAGTGCTTAATGATGCGACGGACCAGCTAGGGATGGTGGAGTACGCCTGGAGCCACGCCATAATCTCCGACGAACTCCACGCCTCTCTACGTAGAGAATGCAACTCCTTCGAGGGAGCAGGGGAAGGCAAAGCCTGCTTGCCCGCCGTCAAAGCCTTTCTGCGGGCCTTCCAGGACATCGACATGTACAGCATCTACTCACCGGTCTGCCTCTCCTCGCTATCCAAATCCCCTCGCTCGAACAAACTTGTCGCAGCCCCCCACCTCTTCTCCCAGCAT GAGACGTGGCACGGCATGCGGAGGGCGACGGCAGGATATGATCCATGCACCGAGGACTACGTGAAGAGATATTTTAACAGAGAGGATGTGCAGCTGGCACTGCACGCCAATGTCACTCATCTCTCTTACCCCTACTCCTCTTGCAG CGAAATAATACGGAGGTGGAATGACTCTCCACCCACAGTACTCCCCATCCTAAAGAAGCTCATGAAAGCAGGACTTCGAGTCTGGGTTTACAG TGGGGATACCGATGCCAGGGTGCCGGTGACGTCGACGAGGTACAGCGTCAACGAGATGAGGCTTCGGCAAAAGggaggagagaggaagaagagatgggGAGGCTGGAGGGCTTGGTACTACAGGGAGGAGGTGGCTGGGTGGGTGGTGGAGTACGAGGAGGGGCTGACTTTGGCCACCGTGAGGGGGGCGGGGCATCAGGTACCTCTCTTCGCCCCTGACCGTGCTCTCGCCCTACTCTCCCACTTCCTTGGCGACCAACCTCTGGCATCTTCTCGCTTTGGATAA
- the LOC103982417 gene encoding actin-depolymerizing factor 1-like, translating to MANSASGMAVSDECKLKFLELKAKRSFRFIVFRIEEKIQRVMVEKLGQPEQSYDDLAASLPPDDCRYAVFDLDFITDEKCQKSKIFFISWSPDTSRVRNKMLYASSKDRFKRELDGIQVDLQATDPSEMSFDIIKGRAL from the exons ATG GCGAATTCGGCGTCGGGAATGGCGGTGAGTGATGAGTGCAAGCTCAAGTTCTTGGAGCTGAAGGCCAAGAGGAGCTTCCGGTTTATCGTATTCAGGATCGAGGAGAAGATACAGCGGGTCATGGTGGAGAAGCTTGGCCAGCCGGAGCAGAGCTACGATGACTTGGCTGCATCCCTGCCGCCCGACGACTGCCGCTACGCCGTCTTCGATCTCGATTTCATCACGGACGAGAAATGCCAAAAGAGCAAGATCTTCTTCATCTCCTG GTCTCCTGATACGTCGAGGGTGAGGAATAAGATGCTGTACGCGAGTTCCAAGGACAGATTCAAGAGGGAGCTCGATGGCATACAAGTGGACCTACAGGCAACTGATCCCAGTGAGATGAGCTTTGACATCATCAAAGGGCGAGCTCTTTGA
- the LOC103983356 gene encoding myb-related protein 308-like isoform X2, with the protein MGCKMCEKSKVNHRKGLWSPEEDQRLRDYILAHGHGCWSSVPVKAGLQRNGKSCRLRWINYLRPGLKRSAFTHEEEAMIMKLHAIMGNKWSRIAMHLPGRTDNEVKNHWNTHVKKKAIKIDGSASHDTMAKSLGSDDQSLRMEQFLDENNSQILLSETSASLESFSPIPCQSILNVTNHAQSQRTPQPPLPKVLFEDWLPMFSDNGGVNRRQESTSNSEVLSPQFLQLDMISTDDFLHGFEAISNSGGLIQPHYGPVDLVSSNETYAGFESNHHMFVDL; encoded by the exons ATGGGTTGCAAGATGTGCGAGAAGTCGAAGGTGAACCATAGGAAGGGTCTGTGGTCGCCGGAGGAGGACCAGAGACTGAGGGACTACATCCTTGCGCATGGCCATGGTTGCTGGAGCTCAGTTCCTGTCAAAGCTG GTTTGCAACGGAATGGAAAGAGCTGCAGATTGAGGTGGATCAATTACCTGAGGCCGGGACTAAAGCGCAGTGCTTTTACTCATGAGGAGGAGGCAATGATCATGAAACTTCATGCGATCATGGGCAACAA GTGGTCTCGAATAGCGATGCATCTACCAGGAAGAACAGACAATGAAGTAAAGAACCATTGGAACACTCATGTCAAGAAGAAGGCGATAAAGATTGATGGATCAGCTTCTCATGACACCATGGCAAAATCTCTAGGCTCAGACGACCAATCCCTGAGGATGGAACAGTTCTTGGATGAGAATAATAGCCAAATCTTACTTTCAGAAACCTCAGCTTCGTTGGAATCATTTTCTCCAATTCCATGTCAGTCAATACTGAATGTTACCAATCATGCACAATCTCAGAGAACCCCTCAACCTCCCCTCCCCAAAGTTCTATTTGAAGATTGGCTACCAATGTTCAGCGACAATGGTGGGGTGAATCGCCGACAGGAATCCACCTCGAATTCTGAGGTTCTCAGTcctcaatttctgcagcttgacaTGATATCCACTGATGACTTCCTTCATGGATTTGAAGCTATAAGCAACTCTGGTGGATTAATTCAGCCGCACTATGGGCCTGTAGATCTTGTATCATCCAATGAAACTTACGCCGGATTCGAGTCGAACCACCACATGTTTGTCGATCTTTAA